From a region of the Alosa sapidissima isolate fAloSap1 chromosome 9, fAloSap1.pri, whole genome shotgun sequence genome:
- the avpi1 gene encoding uncharacterized protein avpi1 isoform X2, with protein MEDLASPSVLPGPSHVPCWNPTGRQIRKTGTHDIFHGVNLRQLRRLFQAAGEQDAEQRARMVWRGDRGTDTGDMEEEDVRAEVEIGLAQALVGLRVRARTKSGIRAEGHRDGNRRTRPSSIQHRSGDASKKQPEDVLDVDAEVGFGGVLEPASSTEGPDIALRDTEMVEISNRFGAREKDPQRHLHRIRH; from the exons ATGGAGGACCTGGCTTCTCCCTCTGTCCTACCAGGACCATCTCATGTCCCATGCTGGAATCCCACGGGGCGTCAGATCCGGAAAACGGGCACGCACGACATCTTCCATGGAGTGAACCTGCGGCAGCTGCGTCGCCTGTTTCAGGCTGCAGGAGAACAGGACGCTGAGCAGCGGGCCAGGATGGTGTGGCGAGGAGACCGCGGAACGGACACAGGAGACATGGAAGAGGAGGATGTGCGGGCAGAGGTGGAAATTGGTTTAGCTCAGGCCCTGGTCGGGCTCAGGGTCCGTGCACGCACCAAAAGTGGCATAAGAGCAGAGGGTCACCGGGATGGAAACCGAAGGACTAGACCTTCATCAATACAACACAG GAGCGGGGATGCATCAAAGAAACAGCCTGAGGATGTTCTAGATGTAGACGCTGAGGTGGGATTTGGTGGAGTATTAGAGCCGGCAAGCAGCACTGAGGGGCCGGACATTGCACTGAGGGACACCGAGATGGTCGAGATCTCCAACCGTTTTGGCGCAAGAGAGAAGGATCCCCAGCGGCACCTTCACAGGATCCGACACTGA
- the avpi1 gene encoding uncharacterized protein avpi1 isoform X1, with amino-acid sequence MAIPGIMEDLASPSVLPGPSHVPCWNPTGRQIRKTGTHDIFHGVNLRQLRRLFQAAGEQDAEQRARMVWRGDRGTDTGDMEEEDVRAEVEIGLAQALVGLRVRARTKSGIRAEGHRDGNRRTRPSSIQHRSGDASKKQPEDVLDVDAEVGFGGVLEPASSTEGPDIALRDTEMVEISNRFGAREKDPQRHLHRIRH; translated from the exons ATGGCAATAC CGGGCATTATGGAGGACCTGGCTTCTCCCTCTGTCCTACCAGGACCATCTCATGTCCCATGCTGGAATCCCACGGGGCGTCAGATCCGGAAAACGGGCACGCACGACATCTTCCATGGAGTGAACCTGCGGCAGCTGCGTCGCCTGTTTCAGGCTGCAGGAGAACAGGACGCTGAGCAGCGGGCCAGGATGGTGTGGCGAGGAGACCGCGGAACGGACACAGGAGACATGGAAGAGGAGGATGTGCGGGCAGAGGTGGAAATTGGTTTAGCTCAGGCCCTGGTCGGGCTCAGGGTCCGTGCACGCACCAAAAGTGGCATAAGAGCAGAGGGTCACCGGGATGGAAACCGAAGGACTAGACCTTCATCAATACAACACAG GAGCGGGGATGCATCAAAGAAACAGCCTGAGGATGTTCTAGATGTAGACGCTGAGGTGGGATTTGGTGGAGTATTAGAGCCGGCAAGCAGCACTGAGGGGCCGGACATTGCACTGAGGGACACCGAGATGGTCGAGATCTCCAACCGTTTTGGCGCAAGAGAGAAGGATCCCCAGCGGCACCTTCACAGGATCCGACACTGA
- the cdc25d gene encoding cell division cycle 25 homolog d isoform X3 has product MKTENISQMDVTPLYKTWNDEMSPQSLSPARYSSSPVSDLTLLFYSLHCQDTNIPWRHLQQTPDSHSPPGAPYKRLLQLETPTVRNSTKDIESRERFSPEYSAPKLKRVRVKLSSRFPKTVNQEVSTLAKGQHDTSPAEVTLSQEEAGTAEPANDMALLSLGRVRSKHHPNRSQILESLIGNHLIGDFSKMHVLPIEEVDQDLHCVSANTVASLLNGEFESTVEDFLIIDCRYPYEYLGGHIKGAVNLHTEAQVQKAFHHGLTLGQFCCPAEEQNSSSPETGPGPLSPLQNVNT; this is encoded by the exons ATGAAAACAGAAAACATCTCCCAGATGGACGTCACCCCCTTATATAAGACTTGGAATGATGAAATGTCTCCCCAAAGCCTTTCACCTGCGAGATACTCTTCTTCACCTGTTTCTGATCTGACTCTACTTTTCTACAGTCTTCACTGCCAGGATAC GAATATTCCATGGAGACATCTTCAGCAGACGCCAGACTCGCATTCCCCCCCTGGAGCCCCGTACAAAAGACTGCTTCAGTTAGAGACGCCAACAG TGAGGAACTCCACCAAAGATATTGAAAGCAGAGAGAG GTTTTCACCTGAATACTCAGCTCCGAAACTG AAGAGAGTGCGTGTGAAGCTGTCATCACGTTTTCCAAAAACAGTGAATCAAGAGGTCAGTACTTTGGCCAAGGGGCAGCACGATACTTCACCAGCAGAGGTCACACTCTCCCAAGAGGAGGCAGGCACAGCGGAGCCAGCGAATGACATG GCATTGCTCTCCTTGGGCCGAGTCAGGTCCAAACACCATCCCAACCGGAGTCAGATTCTAGAATCACTGATAGGAAACCACCTTATAGGAGACTTTAGCAAG ATGCATGTTCTTCCCATTGAAGAAGTGGATCAAGATCTTCATTGTGTATCAGCCAATACA GTGGCTTCACTATTGAATGGAGAGTTCGAGTCAACAGTGGAGGATTTCCTCATCATTGATTGCCGCTACCCTTATGAATATCTAGGAGGTCACATTAAG GGTGCGGTGAACCTCCACACAGAAGCTCAGGTCCAGAAGGCTTTTCATCATGGCCTCACCCTTGGTCAGTTCTGCTGTCCGGCAGAGGAACAGAACTCCAGCTCTCCAGAGACAGGCCCAGGACCTCTATCACCTTTGCAGA ATGTAAATACTTGA
- the pi4k2a gene encoding phosphatidylinositol 4-kinase type 2-alpha — MDETSPLVSPLRDSTDFSYCPTEPTSPRGGFGGTPGSVVRIPAGSPGRSRERQPLLDRDRGGSPRDPHRNEFPEDPEFREIIRKAERAIEEGIYPERIYQGSSGSYFVKDSHGKIIGVFKPKNEEPYGQLNPKWTKWLQKLCCPCCFGRDCLVLNQGYLSEAGASLVDQKLELNIVPRTKVVYLASETFNYNAIDRVKSRGKRLALEKVPKVGQRFHRIGLPPKVGSFQLFVDGYKDADFWLRRFEAEPLPENTNRQLQLQFERLVVLDYIIRNTDRGNDNWLIKYDCPMDTSGNRETDWVVVKDPIIKLAAIDNGLAFPLKHPDSWRAYPFYWAWLAQAKVPFSQEIRDLVLPKLSDPNFIKDLEEDLYELFKKDPGFDRGQFHKQVSVMRGQILNLTQALKDAKTPLQLVQMPPVIVETARAPQRANSESYTQSFQSRRPFFTWW, encoded by the exons ATGGACGAGACTAGCCCACTGGTGTCCCCTTTACGGGATTCAACTGATTTTAGCTATTGTCCCACTGAGCCTACGAGTCCCCGAGGCGGATTTGGAGGAACACCGGGCTCCGTCGTGCGCATTCCGGCAGGGAGTCCTGGAAGAAGCCGTGAACGGCAGCCACTTTTGGATCGAGACCGAGGAGGGTCTCCACGGGAtccacacagaaatgaattccCCGAAGATCCAGAATTTCGGGAGATTATTAGGAAAGCAGAGCGTGCTATTGAGGAGGGAATCTACCCGGAGCGCATCTATCAAGGATCCAGTGGGAGTTACTTCGTAAAAGATTCGCATGGG AAAATCATTGGAGTGTTCAAGCCTAAGAATGAGGAACCGTATGGCCAGCTGAACCCCAAATGGACCAAATGGCTGCAGAAGCTCTGCTGTCCTTGCTGCTTTGGCCGAGACTGTCTGGTGCTCAACCAGGGCTACCTCTCAGAGGCAGGAGCCAGTCTGGTGGACCAGAAACTGGAGCTCAACATCGTGCCACGGACCAAA GTTGTCTACTTGGCGAGTGAAACGTTCAATTATAATGCCATAGACAGAGTGAAGTCTCGAGGAAAGCGCCTGGCTCTTGAGAAAGTTCCCAAAGTGGGACAACGCTTCCACCGCATTGGCTTGCCTCCAAAG GTTGGCTCTTTCCAGCTCTTCGTGGATGGATATAAGGATGCCGATTTTTGGTTGCGGCGCTTTGAGGCCGAGCCTCTGCCAGAGAACACCAACCGTCAGCTGCAGCTCCAGTTTGAGCGACTGGTGGTTCTCGATTACATCATCAGGAACACGG ATAGAGGAAATGACAACTGGCTGATAAAATATGATTGTCCCATGGACACCTCAGGCAACCGG GAAACTGATTGGGTCGTAGTGAAGGATCCAATTATTAAGTTGGCAGCCATAGACAATGGCCTTGCTTTCCCTTTGAAACATCCGGACTCCTGGAGAGCTT ATCCATTTTACTGGGCATGGTTGGCTCAGGCTAAAGTGCCTTTCTCTCAAGAAATTAGAGACCTCGTTCTGCCTAAACTGTCTGACCCAAACTTCATCAAGGACCTGGAAGAGGATCTATACGAGCTATTTAAG AAAGATCCCGGTTTTGACCGAGGACAGTTCCATAAGCAAGTATCTGTTATGAGAGGCCAG ATTCTCAACCTGACCCAAGCTCTGAAGGATGCGAAGACTCCTCTGCAGCTGGTCCAGATGCCTCCGGTGATCGTGGAGACGGCCCGAGCCCCGCAGCGTGCAAACAGTGAGTCCTACACGCAGAGTTTCCAGAGCAGGCGGCCGTTCTTCACCTGGTGGTGA
- the cdc25d gene encoding cell division cycle 25 homolog d isoform X2 → MKTENISQMDVTPLYKTWNDEMSPQSLSPARYSSSPVSDLTLLFYSLHCQDTNIPWRHLQQTPDSHSPPGAPYKRLLQLETPTVRNSTKDIESRERFSPEYSAPKLRVRVKLSSRFPKTVNQEVSTLAKGQHDTSPAEVTLSQEEAGTAEPANDMALLSLGRVRSKHHPNRSQILESLIGNHLIGDFSKMHVLPIEEVDQDLHCVSANTVASLLNGEFESTVEDFLIIDCRYPYEYLGGHIKGAVNLHTEAQVQKAFHHGLTLGQFCCPAEEQNSSSPETGPGPLSPLQSKSPRKLLIFHCELSSERGPRLCKYLRKLDRNLHSCVYPHLYHPEVYLLRGGYKQFFSCFPDFCEPKGYVPMRHRDFREQLKGFRQKKKTARRRQNF, encoded by the exons ATGAAAACAGAAAACATCTCCCAGATGGACGTCACCCCCTTATATAAGACTTGGAATGATGAAATGTCTCCCCAAAGCCTTTCACCTGCGAGATACTCTTCTTCACCTGTTTCTGATCTGACTCTACTTTTCTACAGTCTTCACTGCCAGGATAC GAATATTCCATGGAGACATCTTCAGCAGACGCCAGACTCGCATTCCCCCCCTGGAGCCCCGTACAAAAGACTGCTTCAGTTAGAGACGCCAACAG TGAGGAACTCCACCAAAGATATTGAAAGCAGAGAGAG GTTTTCACCTGAATACTCAGCTCCGAAACTG AGAGTGCGTGTGAAGCTGTCATCACGTTTTCCAAAAACAGTGAATCAAGAGGTCAGTACTTTGGCCAAGGGGCAGCACGATACTTCACCAGCAGAGGTCACACTCTCCCAAGAGGAGGCAGGCACAGCGGAGCCAGCGAATGACATG GCATTGCTCTCCTTGGGCCGAGTCAGGTCCAAACACCATCCCAACCGGAGTCAGATTCTAGAATCACTGATAGGAAACCACCTTATAGGAGACTTTAGCAAG ATGCATGTTCTTCCCATTGAAGAAGTGGATCAAGATCTTCATTGTGTATCAGCCAATACA GTGGCTTCACTATTGAATGGAGAGTTCGAGTCAACAGTGGAGGATTTCCTCATCATTGATTGCCGCTACCCTTATGAATATCTAGGAGGTCACATTAAG GGTGCGGTGAACCTCCACACAGAAGCTCAGGTCCAGAAGGCTTTTCATCATGGCCTCACCCTTGGTCAGTTCTGCTGTCCGGCAGAGGAACAGAACTCCAGCTCTCCAGAGACAGGCCCAGGACCTCTATCACCTTTGCAGAGCAAGTCACCAAGGAAGCTTTTGATATTTCACTGTGAATTGTCTTCAGAGAGGGGACCACGGCT ATGTAAATACTTGAGAAAACTGGACCGGAATCTACACTCATGTGTATATCCTCATCTCTACCATCCTGAGGTGTATCTCTTACGTGGAGGCTACAAACAGTTCTTCTCATGCTTTCCG GACTTTTGTGAGCCGAAGGGGTATGTGCCAATGCGTCATCGGGACTTCAGAGAGCAACTCAAAGGATTTAGACAGAAGAAGAAAACAGCTAGACGACGTCAAAACTTTTAA
- the pgam1b gene encoding phosphoglycerate mutase 1b: protein MAAYKLVLIRHGESCWNQENRFCGWFDADLSDTGVQEAQRGGLALKESGYEFDICYTSVLKRAIRTLWLVLEQIDQMWLPVHRTWRLNERHYGGLTGLNKAETAAKHGEAQVKIWRRSFDIPPPPMDADHDFYTNISKDRRYADLTDDQLPSCESLKDTIARALPFWNEEIVPQIKEGKRVLIAAHGNSLRGIVKHLEGMSDEDIMELNLPTGIPILYELDKNLKPVKPMQFLGDEETVQKAMAAVAAQGKAKK, encoded by the exons ATGGCCGCTTACAAGCTGGTGTTAATTCGTCATGGTGAGAGCTGCTGGAACCAGGAAAACCGCTTCTGCGGCTGGTTTGATGCCGACTTAAGTGACACGGGAGTCCAGGAGGCCCAGCGAGGTGGTCTCGCCTTGAAAG AGTCCGGCTATGAATTTGACATATGCTACACTTCAGTTCTGAAGCGGGCAATTAGAACCCTGTGGTTGGTTCTGGAACAGATTGACCAGATGTGGCTACCAGTGCACCGGACCTGGCGCCTGAATGAACGACACTATGGTGGTCTAACTGGGTTAAACAAAGCTGAGACAGCTGCTAAGCATGGTGAGGCCCAAGTGAAGATCTGGAGACGTTCATTTGACATTCCCCCTCCACCCATGGATGCGGATCATGACTTCTACACCAACATCAGCAAG GACCGTCGTTACGCTGACCTAACAGATGACCAGCTACCTTCCTGTGAGAGCCTGAAGGACACAATTGCGAGGGCCCTGCCATTCTGGAATGAAGAAATTGTCCCACAAATCAAAGAGGGCAAAAGGGTGCTGATTGCTGCTCATGGCAACAGTCTGAGGGGCATTGTCAAACACTTGGAGG GGATGTCAGATGAAGACATCATGGAGCTGAACTTACCCACTGGGATCCCCATCCTGTATGAGCTGGACAAGAACCTGAAGCCTGTCAAGCCCATGCAGTTCCTGGGAGACGAAGAGACAGTGCAAAAAGCCATGGCGGCTGTGGCAGCACAAGGCAAGGCCAAGAAAtag
- the cdc25d gene encoding cell division cycle 25 homolog d isoform X1, whose protein sequence is MKTENISQMDVTPLYKTWNDEMSPQSLSPARYSSSPVSDLTLLFYSLHCQDTNIPWRHLQQTPDSHSPPGAPYKRLLQLETPTVRNSTKDIESRERFSPEYSAPKLKRVRVKLSSRFPKTVNQEVSTLAKGQHDTSPAEVTLSQEEAGTAEPANDMALLSLGRVRSKHHPNRSQILESLIGNHLIGDFSKMHVLPIEEVDQDLHCVSANTVASLLNGEFESTVEDFLIIDCRYPYEYLGGHIKGAVNLHTEAQVQKAFHHGLTLGQFCCPAEEQNSSSPETGPGPLSPLQSKSPRKLLIFHCELSSERGPRLCKYLRKLDRNLHSCVYPHLYHPEVYLLRGGYKQFFSCFPDFCEPKGYVPMRHRDFREQLKGFRQKKKTARRRQNF, encoded by the exons ATGAAAACAGAAAACATCTCCCAGATGGACGTCACCCCCTTATATAAGACTTGGAATGATGAAATGTCTCCCCAAAGCCTTTCACCTGCGAGATACTCTTCTTCACCTGTTTCTGATCTGACTCTACTTTTCTACAGTCTTCACTGCCAGGATAC GAATATTCCATGGAGACATCTTCAGCAGACGCCAGACTCGCATTCCCCCCCTGGAGCCCCGTACAAAAGACTGCTTCAGTTAGAGACGCCAACAG TGAGGAACTCCACCAAAGATATTGAAAGCAGAGAGAG GTTTTCACCTGAATACTCAGCTCCGAAACTG AAGAGAGTGCGTGTGAAGCTGTCATCACGTTTTCCAAAAACAGTGAATCAAGAGGTCAGTACTTTGGCCAAGGGGCAGCACGATACTTCACCAGCAGAGGTCACACTCTCCCAAGAGGAGGCAGGCACAGCGGAGCCAGCGAATGACATG GCATTGCTCTCCTTGGGCCGAGTCAGGTCCAAACACCATCCCAACCGGAGTCAGATTCTAGAATCACTGATAGGAAACCACCTTATAGGAGACTTTAGCAAG ATGCATGTTCTTCCCATTGAAGAAGTGGATCAAGATCTTCATTGTGTATCAGCCAATACA GTGGCTTCACTATTGAATGGAGAGTTCGAGTCAACAGTGGAGGATTTCCTCATCATTGATTGCCGCTACCCTTATGAATATCTAGGAGGTCACATTAAG GGTGCGGTGAACCTCCACACAGAAGCTCAGGTCCAGAAGGCTTTTCATCATGGCCTCACCCTTGGTCAGTTCTGCTGTCCGGCAGAGGAACAGAACTCCAGCTCTCCAGAGACAGGCCCAGGACCTCTATCACCTTTGCAGAGCAAGTCACCAAGGAAGCTTTTGATATTTCACTGTGAATTGTCTTCAGAGAGGGGACCACGGCT ATGTAAATACTTGAGAAAACTGGACCGGAATCTACACTCATGTGTATATCCTCATCTCTACCATCCTGAGGTGTATCTCTTACGTGGAGGCTACAAACAGTTCTTCTCATGCTTTCCG GACTTTTGTGAGCCGAAGGGGTATGTGCCAATGCGTCATCGGGACTTCAGAGAGCAACTCAAAGGATTTAGACAGAAGAAGAAAACAGCTAGACGACGTCAAAACTTTTAA